The sequence TCTGTATGCTTGCTAGGGAGGCTCTCTATGAAGGGTGATTGGAGAAGCTTGCCCCATTCTGGATTTTCTTATTTGAAGGAACATATGAATAGTTTAGGCTCTCTTTTCTTATGAGCCAACATGCAATAATGATAGTAAACAATATTATATCTGTAATGATAAAAGTTGGGGTGGAGAAAGAAACCGATCATCAAATAATCAATTGTAAAGGACCCAACTTGACTCCCTGGTCTCCCCCAATATGAGAAATCAAATCCCGCCCCCAGGAGGAGCTGGAAATCCCACTTTTACCAATGCCTTCACTCCATTCCAATTTTCagtcaattttataatttattgttgAAGTACTTTAACCCTTTCATCCATGCCAATATTCCTACGCCTAATAGCCTTTCACATCATcttcctttaatatgtttgcATCAAAGCTTCCGTTGTCACAacactaatatttaaaaattggagatcAGCTAATCTTTTATAACCATATTAAGAAATTGAGACATGACTTATACCGTAAACTTTCTCTAGAAGTCAAGCCCAAACTTAtttactaaaattaaattatttaatgtacGTTATTACACCTCTAACCTTTTATAACCATCTCTAGAAGTTGAGAAATGATTTGTATTCTAAAGTGTTTCTAGATGTAGACAATGAAATTCTATAATAATGTTTTCTCATGTCATTACATGATGACTTGCATAATAAACTTTCTTTAGAAGTTGAGCAATAACTTGTATagtaaagttttttattattattctatgtGCCTTCTTCCAACATTTTATATtagaaggataaatataaaaaaataaaaataaagttaaaggATAGTAattgtttaaattataattaattagaaaaatattaaaaataaaaggataatataaaataaaaagggtaatataaattgaaaataaaagataaaaaaaaaatgaggataaaaaaaaataaaaaattggcaaaattttccatattttgtcTATTGTCAATTTTTTTGACGATTTTTCACAGTGGCATCGTTTCGGCGACCTCGGATGTCCTATGTTTCCTCGAAATATCTGTGAAATTTCCCAACTTTTCAAACCATGTTTCCAATGGACGTGTGCACGTAGAGGAAAAGGGCAAAGGACAAAAAGACTATGAATGGCGGCTTTTAAATCTTTTGACCGTTGAAGACTGCAATTCCACCTTAAAACTGGCAACTTCTCTCCTTCTTCCTTTCCTTCACAAAACCTGCAAAACACGCACTCCATGACAAACCCAACACTCTTCTCTTTATTCTCCCAGAGCTTCCTAATAGAGTCTTCCTAACAGCTCGAGTCCTTTCACGCGTCCCCACAAAACTGTATGTACACACAAAGTGCTATCACATCTTCTCATCTTCTCATCTTATTATCAAGTGTTATCCAATTCCACATTTGCGGTACTAGCACATGGCCCGGCCATGATTAATTGCAATGTATATGAACGTCTTATCAAGCGTTTTGATGAAGATGGTGATGGGAAACTCTCTCCTTGGGAGCTTCAACGCTGCGTGGGGACGATAGGGGAGGAGCTGCTAATGGAGGAGGCACGAGAAGTGGTGGAGTCAATGGACTCAGACGGAGATGGGTTGGTGGGGTTGGAGGAATTTGTGGGGTGGATGGAGGGAGAGGATGAAGAGAGAAAGATGAAGGAGTTGAGAGAGGCCTTTGGGATGTACGAGATGGATGGGGGGTGGGTGTATTACTCCAAAGAGCTTGAAGAGGATGCTGAGCAGATTGGGGGAGTCAAGAAGTGTGGAGGAGTTTTGATGTAAATGGGGATGGGGTTCTTAGCTTTGATGAGTTCAAGCTCGTGATGCTCTGATGCTTCCTGAGTTGAACAAGAGTAACTTGTAAACCAAGATTCTTTCTGTATAAACTAGAggaatatattcatttatttttgcaaaGTTAATGAGTCTAATGAGCCAACATGCCATAATGATAATCAACCACATTATCTTTTCCTTATGAtgacagtaattttaaaagaacaattgtgttttgggccaattgggcaaaaaattaaaatttagttcCTATAACTTACATAATTGAtagaaagaatataaaatatcaaaatatttattaacctTTTACATAAGTTTTTTTGGTCTTTATTGCATTACTATTCAtgcaattataataattttattttaaccatttggatttttcattattttttaaaactttttttatataaaaataattgaaaattatcattattttctattttaaattataaataaagaaaatttacgttaaaaaactattttaaaaaatactttctaaaaatggtaatgtgatttatatttttttattttctttttgaaaaaaatttaattaaaaattgaaaattatttttaaaaataaaaattgaaaaccttgtttaatactattttttatatgaaaataataaaaaaaaattaaatttcattcattgattatccattaaattttatatgaaatttttttatcattacttataataagagtaaaaagattcaatatctttaaaaaagaaaaaaaatgtagaaatgagtaatacttaattAGGAATAGAAAATGggcaaaaacattaaaaaaaaaaattgaaatttatactCACTATGTTCCTATGTGAAGGTTAaagatattttagaaattaataaaaaaataatatccttcaacttaatttttacaCTTTATTTAAGTATTGGacttaaatatatatgatatatgaatTTTTGGTCAATTTTTGAGTCCAGTTggccaaaacacaattctcctaTTTTAAAAACTGGCTTGAGACAGGAACCAATCATCAAACGGATCAACGTAGGATGAAGGACCCAACTTGACCTGCTAGCTGGTCTCCCCATGAGACACTAAATTGATCAGCCTCCACAGGAGGAGCAGGAAAACCCACTTTTAACATATTATCAGGCCGGATCCCGTGCCTTCGAAGTCCAATTAATCCAATCATCACtccatatattttataattgattttgacttttaatatattatcaGGTTTGGATTCCTATTAACCGGCTTATAACTTTTCTACATGCCTTTACGTATCGTGTTCTATGGGGTTTATGTCTAgtcaaatatatatttctagAAAAGCATGGGTCTCATACCATCCCGGGACCTGTGGGTACATCTGGTGCTAATCATGACCAAGGAGCCAATTAGCTAGGCGGCCTGAAACCAACTCAGAAGTAGAGGATCCTTCTATCCATACATCACATGTGGAGCTATATATCCATGAGATTACGGAATGGAAAGGTTGATCATATGATTATTCTAGAATCCATCAGAATATTACAAATGATGCAATATATCATAGAAAACGAAGGAAAATCTTGTTTGACTGTGCCTGCCAATTAGGCTAGCTTGCTTGATTATGAAGCTACCGAGAAGTAGTATCTCATTTGAATTCTTGCGGGGAACCCCTATTAGGCCAACGCtcactttgaaatttttctattaatattaatgatgAATTGAAGGttattaattatcattattttccaACATTGAACTACAGGACCTGTACATGGAATAAGGGAAgaggagtaaaaaaaaaaaaggcaaaatgaACTACAGTCTTTTTGACCGTGACCGTGATAGATTAATGCATTTCCATCTCAGAACCTCGCAACTTCTGACTTTCTTCCTCCATAAACCTGTCAAACACTCCATCACACCAAACACGCCATTCTTCTCATACTCGAGGCTCCAGTCCATTTACGCGTCCCATCAAAAGCTGTATATATCCTATCACTCACAGATTGTTGTTCGCATGTTCTCATCTTATTGCAAAGTGTTATCAATCCCATTCCCACTGTCCTTCTGATTCTTGTGTCGCGCAGCTATGATTAACTGCAACATATATGAACGCATATTCAAGCGTTTTGATGAAGATGGTGACGGCAAACTCTCTCCTTCGGAGCTTCGACGCTGCGTGGGGACGATAGGGGAGGAGCTGCTCATGGAGGAGGCGCAGGAGGTGGTGGAGTCGGTGGACTCGGACGGAGATGGGCTGCTGGGATTGGAGGAATTTGTGGGGTGGATGGAGAGGGAGGGTGAAGAGAGAAAGATGGAGGAGTTGAGAGAGGCTTTTAGGATGTATGAGATGGAAGGGAGTGAGTGTATTACTCCAAAGAGCTTGAAGAGGATGCTGAGTAGATTGGGGGAGTCGAGAAGTGTGGAAGACTGCAGTGTCATGATCAGACAGTTTGATGTAAACGGCGATGGCGTTCTTAGCTTTGATGAATTCAAGCTCATGATGCTGTGATCGATCGATGCTTCCCGAGTCTGAAAGTGAATATGATATTCTTTATAAGTTCAACAAAAGTATATTGTAAACCAAGATTCTTTCTACAAATAGAATACGATGcccatttattcattttttgcgAAGTTAACGAGTCTCTATGCTTGCTAGGGAGGCTCTCTATGAAGGGTGATTGGAGAACGTACCTTGCTCTATTCTGGATTTTCTTACTTCAAGGGATCGTGCTCTAAAGGCTTTCTTTTCGGTCAacaatatgatatattatttatgatttgAGATGAATTAGGCTAACAATCCCCGCTCAACCACATAGATATTATCCATTTTGGGTCCAAAGGACCCTTACAACTTTAAAACGTGTTTATAGAGTTAAAAGAAATCCATAGTTATATAACATCGGAACTTTCCCCCAATGCGATGTGGAAtgtcaaaaacacttttcatgTAGACACAACATCCTTATTATATTCTAAGAAATTACGGGGCTAAACAAATAAACACTCTTATAAGATCAAACGAACCCTCATACTGAGGCCGAAGATCAGCTCTTTGTAATGATTTGCTcgcaattatataaatattatccgcTTTTGACCAAAAGcggataatatttacatgatttGGTACaaatcattacaaatggtattaaagtTAAGGCTCAAAGAGGACGATATCTATATGATTAAGTGTGGATTATTACAATTAGAATATTGATTGATCCTAAACCATAATGCCAAAAAAGAAATTACCTTTTGTGATGGTAAAAGTAGGGGTGGAGAAAGAACCAATCATCAAATAATCTAATGTCTTTTGTGGATTAATTCGTGTTCACACCTTGTCATATATTTTACCATTAtccttaaataataattaataagcTAAACTTggatcaaattttttagatGATTAATCTAAATGAATCTCCCTACAGGAGAATGCAATATAAATCTCATCACTAcaatagagataaaaaaatctcataaaacCTTGTATAAAACACCCCtaaacaattttcaaacaaaaataattgtgacttaaaaataattatatttattgagAGTGGATTGTGACAATTCATGTACCCTTTTGGGTTCATTGACCCTTACAAGTTTGGAAAGATGAATTGTCTTTTATGAGTAGAACAACTTGCACCTAAAAGGGAAACCAATAACTAAATGGCCCAATACATCACTCAAAATTAGAAATTCTTctttggaaaaaatatttaatcaaatGAAAAAGACTTCCAAAAGAGTAGAGCTTGTTGACAGTTGAGGAAAGCATTGTGGCAATACATCACAACTAATACAAAGGTTCCATTGGAGGTATCTATTATTTTGCTATTATCTATAATCTTgaaggttttgttttgtttggttcttaaaatatttgaaggaaaatatgagagaaagaaaatagaaagaaaaaatagaagggaataaaaattaaagaacaataaaaatagatttaaagtcaataaatttttttatatgtttcttcaaatttatttgacCTATTTTCCTACATTATACAAagattaaatagttttaaaattcataaatatttaactaattataatttttattttcgtatttttcattgtgaaattaaatatgagacaacaattttctcaattattttttttcttctgttcttggtttttttttgaaaaccaaacatagttgaAGCGCAGGGAGGTACTTTGAGCAGCTTTTGAAGTACGCAGAGGTATTTGGAGCATCATTGAGATGCTTGGAGGAGTTGAAACAACTTGGATTTGCTTGGCAGAACTTAGAGATAGTTAAAGATGCTTGAGGAGCTTATTCTAATGTCATATTGCAAAGACATAAATGGGATCCTTCATATGGAAAAATTGGAGACTCTCTAACCTTTTATAACCATTTCGAGAAGTCGAGACATGCAGAACTTATATTGTAAACCCTCGGTCGAAGTTGAGTACAAACTTATTTGGTAAATTACAATAGCAAAAGAAAAAGATCAAAAAAAATATGCACCTAACCCCTTCCCATATAATCAAGAAAGTTGGATGAGATTTATTTTTGTGaatattaacattaaaaaagtattcttattttatataaaatatcacgtaaaattttataaaacctATCCAATTATTAAACAAATCAAGGGTCTGTTCCggtccaaaaatatatattttttttccatgggtgtaaatatctcaaaatgGTAATAAAAAAGGCACATTTAATTTACTAATATAAAAAAGTCCACACATGATAAATCTTTTCCACCTCGTGTCTTAGGCAGATAGAAGGGAGAAGGAGACCAAAAAGACTAACTAGCTTTCTGTGGCGGTTGAGTGTTTTGACCGTCGTAGATGTAATTCTATCTCAATTTAATCCAGGCAGCTTCTCACTTTCTTCCTccaaaaaatccatcaattaCGCACTCCCTGACAACATGATCAATACTTTCTTCTTCTCATCTTCAACTTCAAGACTTCCAAGTTCCAATCCTTTTACGCATCTCataaagctatatatatatatagactcaCAATTGTTATTCACAACACTCCAAGAATCCAATTTCTTGCGATAAGCAGCCATGATTAACTGCAGCATATATGAACGCATATTGAAGCGCTTTGATGAAGATGGAGATGGGAAACCCTCTCCTTCGGAGCTTCGACGCTGTGTGGAGACGATAGGGGAGGTGCTGCTGATGGAGGAGGCGCAGGAGGTGGTGGAGTCGATGGACTCAGACGGGGATGGGTTGGTGGGGTTGGAGGAATTTGTGGGGTGGATGGAGAGAGAGGGCGAAGAGAGAAAGATGGAGGCGTTGAGAGAGGCTTTTAGGATGTATGAGACGGAAGGGAGTGAGTGTATTACTCCAAAGAGCTTGAAGAGGATGCTGAGTAGATTGGGGGAGTCGAGAAGTGTGGAAGACTGCAGTGTTATGATCCGGCAGTTTGATGTAAATGGGGATGGGGTTCTGAGCTTTGATGAGTTCAAGCTCATGATGCTTTAATATTGTTTGATACCTTCCACGTGAATTTTATAttccttttagatttataaagaGTGACTTGTATTCAAGATTCTTTCTATACATAggattatatatgattttttctttgtttttgagtCAATAATGTTTATGTTTTGTGAATGAATGATTGTTTGGGGGCAATCTTTAAGAGGATGTTTGGAACTGTGAACCAAATTTTATAAGTCATATGAAAGGTCAGCTGGCTTTCCATCCAGTACAGATGGAACTTCATGTGAATGTTAAAAGTAAATTACTTACAAAGTAAAGAGgagtaaaatttaatttctaggatggtcaatttttttgtaataaatatataacaaaataattataatctTAATATAGCATGagcattaattaaaatcaatttaaattagaaagttaTCCTTTCCATGGTTAGAACAGCTAAAACTCTAGGGTTTggaactatttttaataatagttttctgtgctctagaataaaaaatataga is a genomic window of Vitis riparia cultivar Riparia Gloire de Montpellier isolate 1030 chromosome 1, EGFV_Vit.rip_1.0, whole genome shotgun sequence containing:
- the LOC117924350 gene encoding probable calcium-binding protein CML31, which encodes MINCNIYERIFKRFDEDGDGKLSPSELRRCVGTIGEELLMEEAQEVVESVDSDGDGLLGLEEFVGWMEREGEERKMEELREAFRMYEMEGSECITPKSLKRMLSRLGESRSVEDCSVMIRQFDVNGDGVLSFDEFKLMML
- the LOC117925294 gene encoding probable calcium-binding protein CML31, with product MINCSIYERILKRFDEDGDGKPSPSELRRCVETIGEVLLMEEAQEVVESMDSDGDGLVGLEEFVGWMEREGEERKMEALREAFRMYETEGSECITPKSLKRMLSRLGESRSVEDCSVMIRQFDVNGDGVLSFDEFKLMML